Within Harpia harpyja isolate bHarHar1 chromosome 4, bHarHar1 primary haplotype, whole genome shotgun sequence, the genomic segment AGAGACGGTTTCCTGTCAGTTCTCCCAGTCACTTTGAGAAGGTAGCATAGCCCATCCTTGTATCAGCAATGACCGCTTTAGATTCTGCAGCCCAAGAGACAGCTCAGGACAGGCATCCAAGACACATGTCAATCATTCCCTGAGTGGGGAACATTCTGGAAATGAGGATAAAAAGGGTCATTCCTGTGTGTAAACCCTTGGGTTTATGTAATGGTCAGAGTTGGTTTATGATCTGCATTAGTGCAGGTGAGAAATACGCCACTGCAAGATCATGTATGCAGGGAGACATCTCAATCCTTTGACAGATTTAGTCCATCTCAGGCTCCTGGAAACAGTTTAAGAGTTTATGTATTTTTGCAGATAAAAGGACAGGAAGAGGCAAGCCTCTCTGTGCTTGTAAATGTCTGTTgtatttcctttcaaaagaagCCTACACTGTTATCCTGATCTACTGTTATGATTCTATAAACACACTGACTCTTGAGCCTTAAGATGATTCTGCAGTTGCTGCTACCAGAGAGCATTGATAAGTCTTCAGCTACCTCCTGGAATTAAATTAGGCAGGGCAGGACCTAATGCCAGAAAACCTTGTTTAGTAACTTCTAACTAAAACAGTGGGAAACCCTCTAGTGTATCTTCTTCCCCTCAGGGAAATCAGAGGATTGAAGGTCAGTTCCTTTTGCTCACTTCCATATGAGTCTCCTCATTTGAAGTCAGTTCCAAGAAAGGGCTATTGCATTGAGGAGATGTGAGCTGTGAACATATACTGTCCAGGGAGGATAGAAGTAGAGGCAGAATGATGTAGAAGAGAATGTTTTCAGCTCTACAGCAAATGGTTCCCAAAATCTCATTTagagggagaaaattaaaaagtgctgttttctttgcagaaaaactACCTGGGTTCTAAATCAGATGCCATCCACCCTCCCATCCCTTGCCTGTCTCACTACTGAGAAAACCTGTTTAGCTGCAATAGGAATTCACTTCAGATGGAGTGGGGATGTGTAAGAGGACATACCAATGCAAAGCAAGTTTTCTAAGAAAATGCTGACCATGATGCTGGCCAGGCTTGTGTGTTGGTGCAGCATATGGCAGAGCAGTAATCATGAATATCACTGTCATGTATCATCTTCACAGCGTGATGAATGCCAGGAGGACTATGCAGCAAAAATATTCAGTGTGTGTGACTTACCCAGCAGCACAAGCACAAGTCAACTTTCTCTGTAAACTCTGTAATCTCTTGGTTTGCCCTTTGTCCTGAAGTACTTGTACCTGACCAGAGTAGCTCTGTCCCCTAACTTGGCATCTACAGATTTGCTGCAGCCAGACAAGCTGGGGTAGAGGAGTTTGTTTTCTCAGGGACAACCAAATGGAAGATGAAAAGGCATCTCAGCAATGCAAGCCCGGAGGGGACAGTCAGCCAGAAAGTAAACAATGGCTTCAGTGGGCCTTAGGAGCATCACCGCAGCAGTGACTCACCTTCAGCAGGGACTCCAGATCCTGCAGCTCTAGGGGAGCTTATCAGGCTCTGACAGTGCTGAGGAGAGACAGTGGCAGGAGACTTCCTAGGGCCCAAGAGGAGCCAAGATGGGGATGTGTCTCAGTTGAAAATCTCCCTCCAGGTTTGCAAATTCATATGCATAGGAGAAAAGAGCTGGGGGCACCCCGCTGGGATCCTGGGAGACCAACCACTTGCTTTGGGCAGTGATGAGACCCCTTGATTGTCCACGGCTCCTGGAGAGATTTCACAACTTCTCTAGGGAGGGTTCGTTGTGTCAGAGTGGGCAGCGTAAGGGAGCCAGAGTCTCAGCCTAACAGCAGGGATTTCCATGGATATGTCTTCAATCCATGGGTCCTACATTCACCTGAACTGGCTACAAATTTGTCCCTCTGAGAGGGGCTTTCCGCTCAGAGCCCCATTGGAACCAGTGAAAGGTCATGGCAGAGATGCAGCCCTGGAAGCCAAATTGCTCTAGAAATGCTTTGTGGACAGTATCAAAGTCTGCACAGTTGATGAGAATGTATGAGTTCTGTGCCACCATGTTGTGATGCTCTTGCCCTGTTTTTACCAGGAAACTTGGCAATGGAGCAACACACTGACCTCCAAAGAGCAGCAAACTCTTTTCAGATGTTGGTTGTCTCTTCTTGCCCTGGAAAAAGGGCAGACTGGAGGGAGAAGCTAAGACCATGCTGCAGTGGAAAACACACCTCTTCTTCCATTCAGGTTTCCTTCCCTCATCCCTGAAAAGCAGTATGTATCATCAGGGCAGGGATCCCCTCATGGAGCTGAGGACATCTGTGCCCCTGGGGAACTCACAAGCCCTGTAACCAGCCATCTTCCATGCACATCCATGCTCTCCAGGCCTGTGTGTCCCACtccacagcagcacaggcaggcCTGAGACCTGCTCTTGAGTGTAGTCCACACAAGCCAGCACTCAGGCAGATGCTGTGCTCTAACCACCGGGCTGCACCCCCATCCTGCAGCTGAAGGGACCTGGGTGGTGGTTTGCAGAATCCAGGTCCCTGCATCGCCAGCATTCTGCTTTGACAAAGTATCTCTCTGTTCATTTCTACATCCACTGAACGTTTATATTTTGGTTGCAAAATGAGGCAATCATGAGCAAAAGTGTTTTCTAACCCAGCAGTGCGGGGAGAGGAAGCAGCAGGGATCTCTGATTTCATTTGACAGTAAaacctctgtttttttcctcctgcatcgCACGTGCCTGAGAGCAGGGTGTAAAAACGTGGCCTTTGTTCAAAGCCGTCTCTTTGCTGAGCCTTCGAGGTAGACCCGTGGGAGCAGAAATCAAGCAGGGTAACCAAATTGCCCTGCTCCAAACATCTGGAAACAGCCCAGCAGGTCAGGCCACCCACCAGGGCTGCACAGTGCATAGCTCCACCATGccctcagctgccttccagctccctctcagcagcagcctcctgcaaGACTTCCAGGGCAGGGACACACTCTCCCTACCCTGGGAAGAAGGTTCGAATTTTCAGTCCCCATCTTGGGTGCCGGTGGCGAGGAGGGCCCTGGCGCAAGGCCGGCGTTACTCGAGGCGTGCTTCGGTCTGGAGGAACCAGGCTCCGCCGCACGGCCAAAGCCGGGGAAGATGGCGCCCGCCAGAGACCCAGGCCGCGGCGTTGCCCCGGCAACCGCTCCACGGCGGGAGGGGGGCCTGGCGCGGGGAGGGTGCGGTTGCTAGGAAACAGCCGCGCAGGCGCAAAGGCGCTGAGCGGCACGCGGCCACCGCTACTGGAGGAGTAGCGGTCGCCTTTGCCCCGGCCCCGGTGATCTCCGCAGGCCCAGCGCTCCGCGGAGTCCTTCTCCGCCATGGAGCTGGAGGATGACTTCGGTGAGGCTCGGGGTGGCACCTCGcgggggaaagggaaagggaaaggcgGCCGCCGTCCGGTTGCGggcaggccccggccccggcccggcggcagtAGGGCTGTGTCTGTCTCCGTGCTCTCTGTGTCCGAGCCAAGCAGGCTCCAGTGGGTTCTTGATTATTTTAACTAGGCCAATGTTATGTGTGGCGGCCACACCAGGCGTGCTTCTGGTGTGGATGGAGTCAGGCCTTTAGGAAGTATCTGAATAAAGTGACTTAATTTGGCTAAAGTGTTGCTCCTGCCTGTAGCTGTTGTCTCATCTGACTCCAGACTTACATTTTTAGGATTGTTGTGGATTTGCGTTTGCATGCAGTATGGCTGGGGGCAGGGATCTCATTTGCACATGGCATTGCTGTGGTGCTGTGGAGGCTTTGCTCATTGCAGCCTTGTGTTAACTGCATCTATTTACCTGATCAAGCCAGGtcctgtgatttttttgtgtttgctctTTTATGTATTGTGGTGAGGGCTTTCCTCTTTCTCTGGTACTTgtctctgtctccgtccttttaCTGGTAATGCACTTGGTCTGATCTTGCGGTGAACCAGGTCATGGAGAGAAACTACTTCTGATTGCTCTTCCTGGGGCAGCTGAATCAGTACAAAGTTTGTCAATCCTTCTTAATGATCAAGTCTTTAGTTTTCAGCTGTTCTCATGACTGGAACTGGCTAGTGGAGGTGAGAGGTGCTCACAGGTGGCAGAGCTGatagcagcagcactgcagagctgagGTGGAAAGAAGGATTAGGCCTGTCCTTCCTTCCTAGTGGCTCACAGCATGAAGTCTGCTTATAGTGACTTGTGGAACAACATCTTAACTAGCTGTCAGCCTGTGGGCTGATATAGCTCCCTGACCTGGCTGTTGAGACAACTGAGCACCAATGCGTGTGTAAGAGAAGGGCTTGTGATGGCAGGGGAGAGGCTAAACAGCAGCAGCCCATACTTAGATCTGTTTAAGCTACTGTGTCATCAGATCTGAAATGTGCTAAAAGCCTGTGCTTTAAAAGGAGTGGCAGAGCAGAAAGGATGAAAGAATCCTGGTCTGTCTCCCTGGTTTGCACCCCACAAACAGACCTACAGGCAGCAGAGGGGACCTGTGTCTCCTTCTGGCTGCCTCTCTTCCTCATTGAGAAcatggaaatgtgttttttcaataGAGACATTAgtattcatattttaatatattttatctaTAGATAGATAAAAAATTTGTATCATATATGCATGCACTCATGCTGCTTCACTGTTCAGTGCCTAGATTCTGAAGTGTTTTAGCTGGTTTAGTAGCTCCTCAGCTCCTAAATAATTGCATGACTTATGAAAAATTTCATTTAGAAGTCACGTGCACCATGTTAGCCACTCTGCTTCCTCAGAAATGAAACTAAATTGCCTGGCATTCTTCCTCCAGCAAAACTAGCTGTTGATCAAAAAAGATTTGGTTCAGACTGACAATGCTCCTGAAAGCGCTGGTGGGTGTGTCACCATTCCACTGATTCTCCTCTAAGATAGCTGGAAAAGTACTGCTGTCTTCATTCACTTTGAGTAAGTGTGGTTACCTACCTAATATGGTAGCTTAAAGAGTTATTATGCTCAGCGCTACTGACTGTTCTCTGTCTGTTTTGACTAACATCCCAGTCAccaaaaacttcaaaatgaaTCTGGTTATGTAAAACAGGTGCCTGCCTTAATTAATAGTTTCAAACTAAGAACAACTGGTTTGACTCCCTAAGATCACAGCCCTGATGTGGTggtatgtttttttccctctttgctgtGTTAGTGGTGCTAGATCTTGTCCTTCTaactaggtggttttttttctctctctttgttctTCTGTTCTACTAGATGTTTTGGATCCAGAGAGATTAATACAATGTCCATATGATAAACATCATCGAATCAGAGCCTGTCGGTTTCCCTATCACCTTGTAAAGTGTAGGAAGGTAAGCTGGACTGCCAAACAAGGCGCTGAATGGGAGTAATTCTGTGCATGTAAATACGATGTGCACGTTCTCATTCTTGTTGCATTTTCTGGCTGGCTGGAGTAAGTTCCTGACAAATACCCTTGCTTAGCCTTTATTTCATATAACATTATTATTTGTTTAGTAACAGCTTCAAGCACATGTTAGTTAACCAAAGGCTAGTGTGGCTGTGTTGAAAGGAGATGGAAAGTCTCCATGGTTAGGTCAGGGAGGAAATTCTGGTCTCTTCCAGCAGGTCACAAGGAGGTCAGAtatatttttccactttaagTTGAAGAGAGAAGAGTAGGAGTGTTGTGATGTTGCAATTCATTCTTTAAGTGCTAGAAATGCAGCTGCatagcaggggtttttttgttttgttttgctaataACTATTTAATGTGCATCTGGCAGAAACTGCACATCCTGGGCTCAGCACATATGGgggaggttttttcccctctccatccTTTATCCAGAATTTGAATACAAATCATTTAATAGGAAGCATTCCTTCTTCTGTTCTCCTCTGTTGTCCttatggtttgttttctttaaatctgtCAAGTGCTAGCATCTGACTGAGCCTTGGGTTTTTGCTGAGACCTTTTAAAACCCAATTGTCCCTCTAAGTTTACCAATAAGTTTGccaatgtgtttttaaaatagtatAACAGTGCTGTGCCTTCCAGTTAAGACGCAGTTGTAAGGTGTGTGTCTTGGTGTCAGTACTTATAAACAATTAATTTTGGTGGTGCTAGAGCcttaaaaaataataagtaaCTAGTGAAAGTGGTGGGCAGAGCTAAGTGGCAAGTACCTCCATCTGTCCAACAttcaaaagcactgaaattatCCTTGTTGACCCTCTGCAAATTTTGGCAAGAATGTGCATGTGAGCTAGATGAAATGGTAAACTTTTAACCATGCTGGTTTTGTCCTTGTGTTGCATAACTGATGACCAGACAGTTTTGGCAAGCTTACCTACTTAGGAGGATGAGGTGAGATAGTGATCACCAATCAGACACAGTTGGTATCTGTAAGTAATTAGCTGAAGAAGGGCTTGGGGATTGTCATCTGATCCATCTGAAGATGCCACTGTGTCATTATTTGCAGTAGCAAGCATCTGGACGGAGATTGTCCTTGCTTGGTGGTTTGTTGAATTTCCTTTGTGTGCCCTATGCATAAAATTCAATTAAATGCTTCCACCTGCCTCAGCTTCCCACAGCTTTGTGTAGAATGCAGCCCTGCCACATAAATGGGGACACTGCAGGCAGAGCAAGTTGAATCCTCTCAGCTTGAACTGCGTTAGTATTGAGAAGCTTCTGCTATGTGGACAGAACAGCTTGCTCAACCTAGATGAAGCAAATGATGGACACGTGAGGACACAGCAACCCTGGCTGTATAGACCGGGTAATGACAACTGCCTTGGATATGCCTGCAGCCTGAGCTACGGTCACATATCAGCAGTAGCGAGCAATGTCTGTACGAGGCAATTCTGCCTCTGCATCTACCTCGGGTGCAAGTCTGATCCCTGACCAGCAGAGCTGCATCAGCCAGAACCAGGCAGGCACTGGTATAGTGGCAAAGTTGTGCTTTTCCCAATAAAGGCCGTATCATTTGCAGGGAGTGGACTAATTTACCATAGTAACAGCTGAGCACTGCCGGTAGAACCTGTGATAAATTTTTACTTGAATAGTAATCCTGTAGCACCAAAGTCTGCAGGTGGAATGCTGCCAACTCCCTAGCTGTTTTGAAAGGTTTAAGGAATTTCTCTGCCTTTGTGcctacttatttaaaaaatatctgaatGGTTTAGATTTGCCTAACATCCCTCCCCTattgtttttaaagtagtttCATCTGTGCTTTAAACCATGCAGCCATATTGCCAGTGTTGCAGCAAATTGTGGGGAGTTTAGCTGAGGTTATGTTTCATTTCAGTCAACTCAAGGGTGGCTCAGTTTCTCAGTGAATTGTGTTTTAAAGAACAGTCCTGTTAGTTTCCTGTTGCATTTTTAGTAAGTGTCTGAACAATATATTGCCATTCCttgtttagtcttttttttaaagcaacatcaCAAATATTCTTGGGGGATTTTTCTGTGGATTAGAAAGAGATAAGTGAACTTTAGACATATGGCACATGATTTTGGTTTTCCCTTGTCTAGAGCTACCCTGAAGTTGCAAAGGAATTGGCTACATGCCCCTTCAATGCTCGCCATCTAGTTCCTCAAGCTGACCTCAGCGATCACATAATGAAGTGCAATGACAAAGGGTTCATTGAGCAAGATATAGGTAAGAGAACCACCCATGCTCCAAGATGTATGTTCACCCTGGGGACTGCAGTCTTCTGTTTGTAAGGATAGCTCATAGAATAACCAAAAAGTGGGAGTCAAATTATTGTCTATAGTTTTGTGTGACACAGCAGCTTTGGGGAAACTTGAGTCTTACTTGCTTTGATTTATTGAGTAGGTTCAGAAGAATATTGCAGATGTTCCTGGTAGGCCTTGCACATGTTTTGTTACCAGGCTTGTTGAATAAAAAGGTTGTACCCTAGCTAGACTGTGCATGTTGAAGTGcctccagcaggagctgggatgCTTTACTTACCAGAAGGACAGGCCCTTATTTTTGTAGAGCTGATCTCCCTTTGTTGAGGCTTGACCACTGATGTCATGTGAAAAGTTGATTTCCACCAAAGAGGTGTCTAAGCTATGGAAACTCCTGCAGCTGTTCTCCTCCAGGGAAACCTGAATAGTTTACTCCCACCAAGAGATGGGGCAGCTCCTCTTccaggctgccctgctgctgcactTGCTTCATCTGCCATACAATTAAGATTTCAGTCTCCTGCCCAATGAGACAAGGTGGGAGGGGTGCTgtccaaaacccccaaaatacttCGGAAGGCATCCTGTGCTATGTGGTGTCTTTTCCATCCCCTGCAGTGGCTCTTTAGCTATTGCCGCACTACAGAGCAGATACATAGTTTTCTATCTTCTGTAAAGTTGCGCTGAGGCTAACAGCGATGCCTACATTCATGTAAGCAGGTTTCTTCTTCACTCAAGCGTTCCTGCTGCAAAGTTCCAGGGGGCAGAGTCTTTTCCTGTTCATTGAAAAAGGTGAATTCAGATGAATACCTGGCTCCTGGGTGTACCTAACCTGTTTGCGTTGTGCAAGGGTTTCTCTAAAGCCAAGAGATGTTTTACAGCTTGACCCAAAGCACTTAATGCCTCTGAAGCAGGATTGACTGCTAGTCactgagttttctctctttctgaagtgAATCAGTCCTCTGGCTTCCAGAGGGAGCAGATGAATGCTGTGAGCACGTGGCAGGCACCTCCATGTGATGAAGACTGGGAAACAGGTGAGGAACTTCCCCATCTGCCACACCGCTGCCTTCTCCCTGGTCCTGTCCTTCAACTCCACTTGGGACAGTGTGAGTCCAGAGATGCTGTTCGCTTAGGTGTCACTTGTAGGACACCTTGCTTATGCTCATTCCTAAAAACGTGCACCTTTCCACCCAGCAGGCTTTTCTTGGTTTAGAGAACTATTCAACATGCCTGCCATAACTGGCATGGAGATATATTTCCAAGCATCTGCTCCTTCCCATATAAGCTTTTGTACCTTATGTGCAATGATAGCAATGGAAACATGATAACTTTTATGTTCCTCAGCTAAATGACAGTGAAGCAGACACATTCATCATTAGATGAACTTTTACTCCCTCTTGAACATGTAAAAATATGACAGATATATTCCTGATCTGATGGTGGTTGCTGGAGTTTCTTAGTTCTGAGCCACAACATCTGTTTCCTTTTGCAGAGTCATTGGAGCAGTCAGATTCCCCTTTTGTTTGGGGCATGACCAACTCTGGCATAAACAGGTAGCAAATGCAAGTTTGATTCCTTACAACAATGTTTTGTATAGAGGAATACTGCACTCCGCTCCCAACCCAATCTCAATGGCTGGACATGGGCTGAGTTTGCTGCTGTACAAACCCTGGGAGGAGGGCTACTGATTAACAGTGAATGTTCTTAGGGTGCTGCTTCAGTGTTACTTGCTTTCTCGTATGACTGGCCCATATAAGAGAAGGAGGCCCTTAGGAACACATATGCTCTCTGCTCTTGTATGCATGTGGCAGGGTGCTCCTCCTGCCAGTGGCCTGTGTTCAGTTCCTGCTGGATGTCTGGCCAATGTGCAGGGGAGAAAGGTGCTGAGCCTTTATGCTGACTTTGGAGATGTGGCCAGGTGCTTCCCTCTGGAGCCTTTTCAAACAGTTACTGAGCTTCTGTTGAGGTAATGGTTAGCTAGCAGTCCCTTGTGACTTCCTGTCATCTTAGATTTGGCAGATGTGCTGGCATTAGGGTCCTATGTTAGCAGAAATCTCCCCTTCTTGCCCTTTGCAAAGCATAATCACAGTTTGGGTTTGGGGGAGTGAGGTGCTGAATGGCCAGCTGTGAACTGGATGGAGCTGCCTTGACTGGTTTCATTGATCTGATAGTGGGTCATGATTGCAGGCTGTATACAAGATGTGATGGCACCACCAGAGTTGCCAAAGCATGTTTTAAGGTTCCTCTAAGCCCATATGCAGCAACAGTCCTGTACTTGACAGCTCTGCAGTTCAGTATGAGCTCAACCATGATATACCTCTCCTTCCATAAGGGGTGACAACAGTGCTATCTGGTTTCACTTGTTACACTTTTTGGAAAACTTTCTAGTGTTTAGAGCACATATAGCTCTTCTAAGCACCACCACCTCCAAGTGGCAAAGTACCATGCCCTTATGTCTCTGCTCTCCTCCATGCTATAGTAAAATGCATAAATTTGAGCAAGTGCGTTTGTCAGAAGTAACCAAAGTCTTTCAGTTCCAGTACCACCTTTGAACAAAAGAATTGCTTGCCTTCAAGAGTACGTGCCCCTGCGTCCTTGCCATACGCCATATCATGGAAAGGCTGTAAGTACTATGCACGTGCTTTTGGCACTGTGACTTCTGTAGATGGAGGCAGTTGCTGAAATcactggctgcagcagtgctttTTGGCCACTGCTGCATGGACAGGAGTGGTAGTATATAACACCTGCCTCCTTGAGAGCAGCTTCTTAGGGAATCTGATGCTTGGATCATCCTCTGTATCCTTTCCCTGAAGCATCCTCTGTATTCTTTATTTCATATTCTTGACAGGCCCTTCATTACAGTGGTCCAGTTTGAGCAGCCCTACTCCCTAGCCACTTTGGCTCTGTGTCTTTAAACAAGTCCTTCCACACTATCTACACTAACCCCTttcaccccccaccctcccccagacttaaaccaaattatttccttgctttgTGCGACTCTGCTCACTGTCAGACGCAGCTAAGTCAGAGCAAAGGTAAAACTAGGGCCGCTTAAACCAGCACTACTGGGGAAAAAACCTATCAAATTACAtctggaggtgggagggagggagggagcttcCTGTGTTGAAGTGTCTGATGCTGAAATCACAGACCATTATTTGCCATtagcagcaaagcaaaagcttAAAAGTGCATTGGGGAATGACTGTCTTGTTTCTCACTTGGAGCAACTAAACACAGTACTCTCAGGGGTCTGCAGGCATGGCTTCTGCACAAGCAATAACTGTGCAATTGCCATAATGTCAGGCCAAATCTGCCAAACCAAATTGAAATGTAATTTGTAGATAAGCCTTGTTGCCAAGCTGACAAGTGCTGTTTCAGCAAAGGCCACTCTCACTTGGGGGAGTGGAGgaaattcttgtatttttctCCATCTTGTGCAAAAAGTGTGTCTTGCCCTTTTCAGAGTTTGGAGTATTAGCATCTCTTCCCCCTGGAAGTTCGTTCCCCCCAGCACTAAATGGCTCCCTTTCTAGGACCATATAGCTCCTGCGGATGGCAGATATTCTCTGGACCTGACGGCAGGACTCTGTAGATTTGGCTGTTGCTGCATGACATGTTTTTGCAACATTTGAGTTTGTCAAACCATCCTTGGTTGCCAAGTCTTTTTCCCAAGCATTTGTTTCATAAGTTGCCCTCATCTTCATTTGGTGATCTTTGTTACTGTTATTGAGTAAATGGACTGATAATTTTACACAGCACCAACTCCTTCCCTCCTCAGACAGCAGTGAGTAGTTAACAGTAAAAACCGCAGGAATTAGCAAGTCTCTTGGTTCAGTTGTCACATGGCAGCAATGATGATCTGTGAAGTTGTTCTATTTGCTCCAAAGATTTGGAAACAGCAGGAGAACTCTTCTGAAGTGGTGATGGGTTTTAAGGGGCtagggtggggaaggagggtgaTTTTTAAGTAGAGGAGGTA encodes:
- the LOC128140743 gene encoding gametocyte-specific factor 1-like isoform X1, which codes for MELEDDFDVLDPERLIQCPYDKHHRIRACRFPYHLVKCRKSYPEVAKELATCPFNARHLVPQADLSDHIMKCNDKGFIEQDIVNQSSGFQREQMNAVSTWQAPPCDEDWETESLEQSDSPFVWGMTNSGINSSSTTFEQKNCLPSRVRAPASLPYAISWKGCKYYARAFGTVTSVDGGSC
- the LOC128140743 gene encoding gametocyte-specific factor 1-like isoform X3, coding for MELEDDFDVLDPERLIQCPYDKHHRIRACRFPYHLVKCRKSYPEVAKELATCPFNARHLVPQADLSDHIMKCNDKGFIEQDIVNQSSGFQREQMNAVSTWQAPPCDEDWETESLEQSDSPFVWGMTNSGINSTTFEQKNCLPSRVRAPASLPYAISWKG
- the LOC128140743 gene encoding gametocyte-specific factor 1-like isoform X2 gives rise to the protein MELEDDFDVLDPERLIQCPYDKHHRIRACRFPYHLVKCRKSYPEVAKELATCPFNARHLVPQADLSDHIMKCNDKGFIEQDIVNQSSGFQREQMNAVSTWQAPPCDEDWETESLEQSDSPFVWGMTNSGINSSSTTFEQKNCLPSRVRAPASLPYAISWKG